A single window of Modestobacter italicus DNA harbors:
- a CDS encoding branched-chain amino acid ABC transporter permease has translation MSDLQSPAAAGAATDEAPSTATAAANASSAPSSTGRTLLPRSTLLRHLVLLAAAAVAVVVLLEVTDPFTNSQLATLSYYAIAAGGLTVLTGMNGQISLGHGALMAVGAYTTALFLSADEPLPLPVVLLASIVVAILVGALVGVAAARLHGPYLAGATLALAVGLPGLAVYFNGTLGGDQGLRVRAPRAPEWFEGFIDTVSGNPATNTKWLAYVGAVCLLISYFLLANLVRSRIGRTWRAVRDQEVAAELAGIDLGRWRVLAFVVSAAAAGLAGGVLALVVRLAAPSGFTLVLSLSLLTAIVIGGLGSLVGALLGSALLVFLPPYVTDLGTSWGLDSTEAAQLAPFVYGVVLVLAMIFAPAGLVGTLRLRWLGSRAKRTAARASRG, from the coding sequence ATGAGCGACCTGCAGAGCCCTGCCGCCGCCGGCGCAGCCACCGACGAGGCCCCGTCGACGGCGACCGCGGCGGCCAACGCCAGCTCGGCCCCGTCGTCCACCGGCCGGACCCTCCTCCCCCGGTCGACGCTGCTGCGCCACCTCGTGCTCCTGGCCGCCGCCGCGGTGGCCGTCGTCGTCCTGCTGGAGGTCACCGACCCCTTCACCAACTCGCAGCTGGCGACGCTGAGCTACTACGCCATCGCCGCCGGCGGGCTGACCGTGCTGACCGGGATGAACGGCCAGATCTCCCTCGGCCACGGCGCGCTGATGGCGGTCGGGGCCTACACGACGGCGCTGTTCCTCTCCGCCGACGAGCCGCTGCCGCTGCCGGTCGTGCTGCTGGCCTCCATCGTGGTGGCGATCCTGGTCGGCGCCCTGGTGGGCGTCGCCGCCGCCCGGCTGCACGGCCCCTACCTGGCCGGCGCGACGCTGGCGCTGGCGGTCGGCCTGCCCGGCCTGGCCGTCTACTTCAACGGGACGCTCGGCGGCGACCAGGGCCTGCGGGTGCGGGCGCCGCGCGCCCCCGAGTGGTTCGAGGGCTTCATCGACACCGTCTCCGGCAACCCGGCCACGAACACCAAGTGGCTGGCCTACGTCGGAGCGGTCTGCCTGCTGATCAGCTACTTCCTGCTGGCCAACCTGGTCCGCAGCCGGATCGGGCGCACCTGGCGCGCGGTGCGCGACCAGGAGGTCGCCGCCGAGCTGGCCGGGATCGACCTCGGCCGGTGGCGGGTGCTCGCGTTCGTGGTCAGCGCGGCCGCGGCCGGGCTCGCCGGCGGGGTGCTCGCCCTCGTCGTCCGGCTCGCCGCCCCCAGCGGCTTCACGCTGGTGCTGTCGCTGTCCCTGCTCACCGCCATCGTCATCGGTGGCCTGGGCAGCCTGGTCGGCGCCCTGCTCGGCTCGGCGCTGCTGGTGTTCCTGCCGCCGTACGTCACCGACCTGGGCACCAGCTGGGGGCTGGACAGCACCGAGGCGGCGCAGCTGGCCCCGTTCGTCTACGGCGTGGTGCTCGTCCTGGCGATGATCTTCGCCCCCGCCGGCCTGGTCGGCACCCTCCGCCTCCGCTGGCTCGGCAGCCGCGCGAAGCGGACGGCCGCCCGCGCGAGCAGGGGGTGA
- a CDS encoding branched-chain amino acid ABC transporter permease: MQYFVNVTLTGLTEGMVYAAFALALVLIWRSTRIVNFAQGSMAAATTFIALALIQAGQSYWVALVVALVSGFVLGAVVERVVIRPVEGGPELNAVIVALGLFVAIQAAIAIVFGSSFQSFPTPFGLEGFQVGDARIALTPTSLYVIGSVLVVMALLVVLFRYTRVGLAMRAAAFGQEVARLLGVRVGRMLTLGWALAAVVGSLAGLLIAGGEFVYPAYMDSLIVFGFVAAILGGLDSPVGAIVGGLVLGLALSYVSGYVERGSSLVNVAALVILMVVLLVRPGGLFASTTARRA, translated from the coding sequence GTGCAGTACTTCGTGAACGTCACCCTCACCGGGCTGACCGAGGGCATGGTCTACGCGGCCTTCGCCCTCGCCCTGGTGCTGATCTGGCGGTCCACCCGGATCGTGAACTTCGCCCAGGGGTCGATGGCGGCCGCCACCACCTTCATCGCCCTGGCGCTCATCCAGGCCGGGCAGTCCTACTGGGTCGCGCTGGTCGTCGCGCTGGTCTCGGGCTTCGTGCTGGGGGCCGTGGTCGAGCGGGTCGTCATCCGGCCGGTCGAGGGCGGCCCGGAGCTCAACGCCGTCATCGTCGCCCTCGGCCTCTTCGTCGCCATCCAAGCCGCGATCGCGATCGTCTTCGGCTCGTCGTTCCAGTCCTTCCCGACCCCCTTCGGCCTCGAGGGCTTCCAGGTCGGCGACGCCCGGATCGCGCTGACCCCCACCAGCCTGTACGTGATCGGCTCGGTGCTGGTGGTCATGGCGCTGCTGGTCGTGCTGTTCCGCTACACGCGTGTCGGGCTGGCGATGCGCGCCGCGGCGTTCGGCCAGGAGGTGGCTCGGCTGCTCGGCGTCCGGGTCGGCCGGATGCTCACCCTCGGCTGGGCGCTGGCCGCCGTGGTCGGGTCGCTGGCCGGGCTGCTCATCGCCGGCGGCGAGTTCGTCTACCCCGCCTACATGGACAGCCTGATCGTCTTCGGCTTCGTCGCCGCGATCCTGGGCGGGCTGGACTCCCCGGTCGGGGCGATCGTCGGCGGCCTGGTCCTCGGCCTGGCGCTGAGCTACGTCAGTGGCTACGTCGAGCGCGGCAGCTCGCTGGTCAACGTCGCGGCGCTGGTGATCCTCATGGTCGTCCTGCTCGTCCGCCCCGGTGGCCTGTTCGCCAGCACCACGGCTCGGAGGGCCTGA
- a CDS encoding ABC transporter ATP-binding protein, with protein sequence MADTGGHGSTAVRTPGGTPGAALLQVEDLTSAYGAVRALDGVTLSAEAGRITAVLGANGAGKTTLLRTVSGLVRCVSGRVTLDGEDITSAPVESMVGRGMAHVPEGRGVIAELTVDENLRVGSLFRGKVARSEFDRIYDLFPRIAERRDQPAHVLSGGERQMLVIGRALLAQPRVLLLDEPSLGLAPRIVAQIFGLLRRLVDAEGLSVLLVEQNARSALSVADVGVVLNLGRVVVTDSARTLMADEDLRHAYLGF encoded by the coding sequence GTGGCTGACACCGGCGGGCACGGCAGCACTGCCGTGCGCACTCCGGGGGGCACCCCGGGCGCGGCGCTGCTGCAGGTGGAGGACCTCACCAGCGCCTACGGCGCGGTGCGCGCCCTGGACGGCGTGACGCTGAGCGCCGAGGCCGGCCGGATCACCGCCGTGCTCGGTGCCAACGGCGCGGGCAAGACGACGCTGCTGCGAACCGTCAGCGGCCTGGTCCGCTGCGTCTCCGGCCGGGTCACCCTGGACGGCGAGGACATCACGTCGGCACCGGTGGAGTCGATGGTCGGGCGGGGCATGGCGCACGTGCCCGAGGGGCGTGGCGTCATCGCCGAGCTCACCGTCGACGAGAACCTGCGGGTCGGGTCGCTGTTCCGGGGCAAGGTCGCCCGCAGCGAGTTCGACCGCATCTACGACCTCTTCCCGCGGATCGCCGAGCGGCGCGACCAGCCGGCGCACGTCCTGTCCGGCGGCGAGCGGCAGATGCTGGTGATCGGCCGCGCCCTGCTCGCCCAGCCGCGGGTGCTGCTGCTCGACGAGCCCTCCCTGGGGCTGGCACCGCGCATCGTGGCGCAGATCTTCGGCCTGCTCCGCCGGCTCGTGGACGCCGAGGGGCTGTCGGTGCTGCTGGTCGAGCAGAACGCGCGCAGCGCCCTGTCCGTGGCCGACGTCGGCGTCGTGCTCAACCTCGGCCGCGTCGTCGTCACCGACTCCGCCCGGACGTTGATGGCCGACGAGGACCTCCGGCACGCCTACCTGGGCTTCTGA
- a CDS encoding ABC transporter ATP-binding protein: MGPLAQPTPTAGSTALDRTTAGAPSSRLEMTGISVAFGGVTALSDVSLVVEPGQVHGLIGPNGAGKTTLFNVACGIVRPTAGSMTWRGKPLRRLRPHQLAGLGISRTLQGVGLFPGMTVLENVMIGAHRHARAGFASALLALPRSDRDERELRARATAALADLDAEGFAGRYPGGLPYPVQKRVALARALVAEPELLLLDEPASGLGEDEMHELGELIRRLSGRMSVLLVEHHMDLVMRVCDRITVLDSGKQISAGTPAEVQADPAVTEAYLGDDVEVPAAGEPSATDGGRHRG, translated from the coding sequence GTGGGCCCGTTGGCGCAGCCGACCCCGACTGCAGGCAGCACCGCGCTGGACCGGACCACCGCGGGAGCCCCGTCGTCCCGGTTGGAGATGACCGGCATCTCGGTGGCGTTCGGCGGGGTCACCGCCCTCTCCGACGTCTCGCTCGTGGTGGAGCCGGGGCAGGTGCACGGCCTGATCGGGCCCAACGGCGCGGGCAAGACGACACTGTTCAACGTCGCCTGCGGCATCGTCCGGCCGACCGCCGGCTCGATGACCTGGCGCGGCAAGCCGCTGCGGCGCCTGCGCCCGCACCAGCTCGCCGGTCTCGGGATCTCCCGGACCCTGCAGGGCGTGGGGCTGTTCCCCGGCATGACGGTGCTGGAGAACGTCATGATCGGTGCACACCGGCACGCCCGGGCCGGCTTCGCCTCCGCCCTGCTCGCTCTGCCCCGCTCCGACCGCGACGAGCGCGAGCTGCGGGCGCGCGCCACCGCCGCCCTGGCCGACCTGGACGCCGAGGGGTTCGCCGGCCGGTACCCCGGCGGGCTCCCCTACCCGGTGCAGAAGCGGGTCGCGCTGGCCCGCGCCCTGGTCGCCGAACCCGAGCTGCTGCTGCTCGACGAGCCGGCCAGCGGGCTGGGCGAGGACGAGATGCACGAGCTCGGCGAGCTGATCCGCCGGCTGTCCGGGCGCATGAGCGTGCTGCTGGTCGAGCACCACATGGACCTGGTCATGCGGGTCTGCGACCGGATCACCGTGCTGGACTCCGGCAAGCAGATCTCGGCCGGCACACCCGCCGAGGTCCAGGCCGACCCGGCGGTCACCGAGGCCTACCTGGGCGACGACGTGGAGGTCCCGGCCGCCGGGGAGCCGTCGGCGACCGACGGAGGACGCCACCGTGGCTGA
- a CDS encoding PucR family transcriptional regulator → MQPFRSEVAARLAELAPPLLDQLDDMTARMIGILERSEDSYSHQGPGVVGELFASTRANLERGVRTLMGHAEDGGRAALDAAREVGRRRAAQGVPLETVLRAYRLGGQVTWEALRASARCTEAPGDSDVLLEVAGSVWHVNDVQCAALAEAYRAEERRLAGIDDEARQQVLDGLLGGRGGDPVFVRSASELLALSLDGRLVCAVAPPDEAGSPTLADPAARLLARGVRSVWGWRSGAQVGVVALGTRPVADVLGWLAEQAQGPVGASPVVEGAALVAAAWRLADTAARTLPAGQARVVTIDDRLPEALLSSSPEIAERLVAQSLGRLLELPGEERDVLLGTLTAFLAADGSPTRAAEELYCHRNTVMHRLRRIEQVTGRSVADPRARLLWQLALLGAGQR, encoded by the coding sequence GTGCAACCGTTCCGGTCCGAGGTGGCCGCGAGGCTGGCAGAGCTCGCGCCACCGCTGCTCGACCAGCTCGACGACATGACCGCGCGGATGATCGGCATCCTCGAGCGCAGCGAGGACAGCTACTCCCACCAGGGGCCGGGTGTGGTCGGCGAGCTGTTCGCATCGACCCGGGCCAACCTCGAGCGCGGGGTGCGCACGCTGATGGGCCACGCCGAGGACGGCGGGCGCGCCGCCCTGGACGCGGCCCGCGAGGTGGGCCGCCGCCGCGCCGCGCAGGGCGTGCCGCTGGAGACGGTGCTGCGGGCCTACCGGCTCGGTGGCCAGGTCACCTGGGAGGCGCTCCGGGCGTCGGCCCGCTGCACCGAGGCGCCCGGGGACAGCGACGTCCTGCTGGAGGTCGCGGGCTCGGTGTGGCACGTCAACGACGTGCAGTGCGCCGCCCTGGCCGAGGCCTACCGGGCCGAGGAGCGACGGCTGGCCGGCATCGACGACGAGGCCCGGCAGCAGGTGCTCGACGGCCTGCTCGGCGGCCGGGGCGGTGACCCGGTGTTCGTCCGGTCGGCGTCGGAGCTGCTGGCGCTCTCGCTCGACGGGCGGCTGGTCTGCGCGGTGGCACCGCCGGACGAGGCCGGCTCACCGACGCTGGCCGACCCCGCGGCGCGGCTTCTGGCGCGCGGCGTCCGCTCGGTGTGGGGCTGGCGCAGCGGTGCCCAGGTCGGCGTCGTCGCGCTGGGCACCCGCCCGGTCGCCGACGTGCTCGGCTGGCTGGCGGAGCAGGCGCAGGGCCCGGTCGGTGCCTCCCCGGTCGTGGAGGGCGCGGCGTTGGTGGCCGCGGCATGGCGGCTGGCGGACACCGCCGCCCGGACGCTGCCGGCGGGTCAGGCCCGGGTGGTCACCATCGACGACCGGCTGCCCGAGGCGCTGCTCAGCAGCTCCCCGGAGATCGCCGAGCGGCTGGTCGCGCAGTCGCTGGGCCGGCTGCTGGAGCTGCCGGGCGAGGAACGCGACGTGCTGCTGGGCACGCTGACCGCGTTCCTCGCCGCCGACGGCTCACCGACCCGGGCCGCGGAGGAGCTGTACTGCCACCGGAACACCGTGATGCACCGGCTGCGCCGGATCGAGCAGGTCACCGGCCGCTCGGTGGCCGACCCCCGGGCCCGGCTGCTGTGGCAGCTGGCCCTGCTCGGCGCCGGTCAGCGGTGA
- a CDS encoding DUF2630 family protein — MDDKDIHAKIDALVEEEHAIRNASEHTEEQRARLRQIEEDRDQLWDLVRQRDAKRQYGEDPDEASPRPEPQVENYLQ; from the coding sequence ATGGACGACAAGGACATCCACGCCAAGATCGACGCGCTGGTGGAGGAGGAGCACGCGATCCGCAACGCCAGCGAGCACACCGAGGAGCAGCGCGCCCGGCTGCGCCAGATCGAGGAGGACCGCGACCAGCTCTGGGACCTGGTGCGCCAGCGGGACGCCAAGCGCCAGTACGGCGAGGACCCGGACGAGGCCAGCCCGCGCCCCGAGCCGCAGGTCGAGAACTACCTGCAGTAG
- a CDS encoding prephenate dehydrogenase/arogenate dehydrogenase family protein, with product MSGFPVPTMPAPPVSVVGLGQLGGSLAAALAGAGRPVSGWDVDPAARDAAEDQGVRISQELTGVVVLAVPLPVMGSALTGLRIDPGATVTDLGSVKVPVLAELGAAHGDRFVGGHPMCGTERSGHTAVDPALFTGARWALCLEPGTDLRRWLRVAEIALSVGAEVVPVTAAEHDDAVAAISAVPHLLAAALAAAAGQAGPLALSLAAGSFRDGTRVVGSDPAFVTALVEGNAGPTAAALDRVRAQLARPWADLVADGHAVRTASAGRRPVRVPLDRTALLALGRAGGAVTRRLAAFVEGWVPEGA from the coding sequence GTGAGCGGCTTCCCGGTCCCGACGATGCCCGCCCCGCCGGTGTCGGTGGTCGGCCTCGGCCAGCTCGGCGGCTCGCTGGCCGCCGCCCTCGCCGGCGCCGGCCGGCCGGTCTCGGGGTGGGACGTCGACCCGGCGGCCCGGGACGCCGCCGAGGACCAGGGCGTCCGGATCAGCCAGGAGCTCACCGGCGTCGTCGTCCTGGCCGTGCCGCTGCCGGTGATGGGCAGCGCGCTGACCGGGCTGCGGATCGACCCGGGCGCGACCGTCACCGACCTCGGATCGGTGAAGGTGCCGGTGCTCGCCGAGCTCGGCGCCGCGCACGGCGACCGCTTCGTCGGCGGGCACCCGATGTGCGGGACCGAACGGTCCGGTCACACCGCCGTCGACCCGGCGCTGTTCACCGGCGCGCGCTGGGCGCTGTGCCTGGAACCGGGCACCGACCTGCGGCGCTGGCTGCGGGTCGCCGAGATCGCGCTGTCCGTCGGCGCCGAGGTGGTGCCGGTGACCGCCGCCGAGCACGACGACGCGGTCGCCGCGATCAGCGCCGTCCCGCACCTGCTGGCCGCCGCGCTCGCCGCCGCCGCCGGGCAGGCCGGACCGCTCGCGCTCTCCCTCGCCGCGGGCAGCTTCCGCGACGGGACCCGGGTGGTCGGCAGCGACCCGGCGTTCGTGACCGCGCTGGTCGAGGGCAACGCCGGCCCGACGGCCGCGGCCCTGGACCGGGTCCGCGCCCAGCTGGCCCGGCCGTGGGCCGACCTGGTCGCCGACGGGCACGCCGTCCGGACGGCGTCCGCGGGTCGCCGGCCGGTGCGGGTGCCGCTGGACCGGACGGCGCTGCTCGCGCTCGGCCGCGCCGGCGGTGCGGTGACCCGGCGGCTGGCCGCGTTCGTCGAGGGCTGGGTCCCCGAGGGGGCCTGA
- a CDS encoding PaaI family thioesterase, whose translation MADAPDEDRTPVDPALFRALAADPLAAHLGIELTDVRPGYARATMTVGPQLLNSVGTAHGGATMALLDVVHSAVSNSHGTVAVAQDVHTEFLSAGRPGDQLVAEGVEVHRSSRTAVYRIDATTTDGRRVATALARVFRLGTPWETSA comes from the coding sequence ATGGCCGACGCCCCGGACGAGGACCGCACGCCCGTCGACCCGGCGCTGTTCCGGGCGCTGGCCGCGGACCCGCTCGCCGCCCACCTGGGCATCGAGCTCACCGACGTCCGCCCCGGTTACGCCCGCGCGACGATGACCGTGGGCCCGCAGCTGCTCAACAGCGTCGGCACCGCGCACGGCGGCGCGACCATGGCGCTGCTCGACGTGGTGCACAGCGCGGTGAGCAACAGCCACGGCACGGTCGCCGTCGCCCAGGACGTCCATACCGAGTTCCTCTCCGCCGGCCGGCCCGGTGACCAGCTCGTCGCCGAGGGCGTCGAGGTGCACCGCTCCAGCCGGACGGCGGTCTACCGGATCGACGCCACCACCACCGACGGACGCCGGGTGGCCACCGCCCTGGCCCGGGTGTTCCGGCTCGGCACGCCCTGGGAGACCTCGGCGTGA
- a CDS encoding tRNA adenosine deaminase-associated protein — translation MTPPPDDGSTLRQSFAVRVSRLEDRWHCELLAADADDELPALERALGEPGSAGWPGPFVVVVDSRLYFVVLRHGPGGMVRALISDATFQEWVLAAEVVERYGIAVETGTTVDDAFDEDGQGWPGGDLEVFADAGMPAEELARLLDSDELWADEMVLRIAERLGFADELRAVAAP, via the coding sequence ATGACGCCCCCGCCGGACGACGGCAGCACGCTGCGGCAGAGCTTCGCCGTACGGGTCAGCCGCCTCGAGGACCGCTGGCACTGCGAGCTGCTGGCCGCCGACGCCGACGACGAGCTGCCCGCCCTCGAGCGCGCCCTCGGTGAGCCGGGCTCCGCCGGCTGGCCCGGCCCGTTCGTGGTCGTGGTGGACAGCCGGCTGTACTTCGTCGTGCTGCGGCACGGGCCCGGCGGGATGGTGCGGGCGTTGATCTCCGACGCCACCTTCCAGGAGTGGGTGCTCGCCGCGGAGGTGGTCGAGCGGTACGGCATCGCGGTGGAGACCGGCACGACCGTCGACGACGCCTTCGACGAGGACGGGCAGGGCTGGCCGGGCGGGGACCTCGAGGTGTTCGCCGACGCCGGGATGCCGGCCGAGGAGCTGGCCCGGCTGCTGGACTCCGACGAGTTGTGGGCCGACGAGATGGTGCTCCGGATCGCCGAGCGGCTGGGCTTCGCCGACGAGCTGCGCGCGGTGGCGGCGCCGTGA
- a CDS encoding HAD-IA family hydrolase, with protein MGTVSAVVFDLGGVITESPMTAFAAYEAEAGLPDGLVRRLNSADPDTNAWARYERRELDEAGFRAAFEAEAAAAGFTLDAGRVLAALHGDLRPAVVTAVRRLRAAGLPLALLSNNVAPMERTGRLGELLGLFDAVVESSVEGVRKPEPAIYQLALRRLSEAVGRPVEAGDCAYLDDLGINLKPARALGMHTIKVVEPGAALAELSVLTGLDLT; from the coding sequence GTGGGCACCGTCTCCGCGGTGGTGTTCGACCTGGGCGGGGTCATCACCGAGAGCCCGATGACCGCCTTCGCCGCGTACGAGGCCGAGGCCGGGCTGCCCGACGGGCTGGTCCGCCGGCTGAACAGCGCCGACCCCGACACCAACGCCTGGGCGCGCTACGAGCGCCGCGAGCTCGACGAGGCGGGGTTCCGCGCCGCCTTCGAGGCCGAGGCCGCGGCGGCCGGGTTCACCCTGGACGCCGGCCGGGTGCTCGCCGCGTTGCACGGGGACCTCCGCCCGGCGGTGGTCACCGCCGTCCGGCGGTTGCGGGCCGCCGGGCTGCCGCTGGCGCTGCTGTCGAACAACGTCGCGCCGATGGAGCGCACCGGGCGGCTGGGGGAGCTGCTCGGGCTGTTCGACGCGGTGGTGGAGTCCTCGGTCGAGGGCGTCCGCAAGCCCGAGCCGGCGATCTACCAGCTCGCGCTGCGCCGGCTGTCCGAGGCGGTCGGCCGCCCGGTCGAGGCGGGGGACTGCGCCTACCTCGACGACCTGGGCATCAACCTCAAGCCCGCCCGGGCGCTGGGCATGCACACGATCAAGGTCGTCGAGCCGGGGGCGGCGCTCGCCGAGCTCTCGGTCCTGACCGGCCTGGACCTGACGTGA
- a CDS encoding nucleoside deaminase, which yields MTDDEAMLRALQLAAAAQEWGDTPIGAVVLGSGGEVLAEAANEREKRGDPTAHAEVLALREAARVHGDGWRLTGASLVVTLEPCTMCAGASVLARVARVVYGADDPKAGAAGSLWDVVRDRRLNHRPEVLAGVRAEESGALLRAFFRAKRAL from the coding sequence GTGACCGACGACGAGGCGATGCTGCGGGCGCTCCAGCTCGCGGCCGCGGCGCAGGAGTGGGGCGACACGCCGATCGGGGCCGTCGTCCTCGGGTCCGGCGGCGAGGTGCTGGCCGAGGCCGCCAACGAGCGGGAGAAGCGGGGTGACCCGACCGCGCACGCCGAGGTGCTGGCGCTGCGCGAGGCGGCGCGGGTCCACGGTGACGGCTGGCGGCTGACCGGTGCGTCGCTGGTGGTCACCCTCGAGCCGTGCACGATGTGCGCCGGTGCGAGCGTGCTCGCCCGGGTCGCCCGGGTGGTCTACGGCGCCGACGACCCGAAGGCCGGCGCGGCCGGGTCGCTGTGGGACGTCGTCCGGGACCGGCGGCTCAACCACCGGCCGGAGGTCCTCGCCGGGGTCCGGGCCGAGGAGTCCGGCGCGCTGCTACGTGCGTTCTTCCGCGCCAAGCGGGCCCTGTAG